The Dehalococcoidales bacterium DNA segment TTTTCTCCCGTGTTTTATTTGGCGGGGGGCGTCAGCGTGAGGACATACTCTCCCCCCACTTTAGCTTCCTTGACGGCATAGCCGCGGCCGGCGGCCAGCCGGGACACGTTCTCTTTGGAAGTTTCCGTTTCCAGCAGCACGGAAAGGACTTCCCCGGGGTTGGCGTCCATAGCTTTTTTAGTCTTGACTACAGGGATGGGACAGGAAAGCCCGCGTACATCAATCTGTGTCATTTTATTCTACTCCTCCGTTAATACAAACTCCACTCCAGGCGCAGAGGTATTTCTTGAAAACCGCCGGCAACTGCGCCACCACGCCGCTGACCCGGGTGGCCGGGGTCACCGCCGCCATTTGCCCCGCCATACGGTTGGCTTTAGCGGCGATAATGGCGGCCTCATGAGGCTCCAGCCCGGCGCCGATGAAAGCGGTCAACATGCCGGTAATGGTATCCCCCGTACCGCCGATAGGCTCCATGTCCGGGACATCCGGCTCACTGACCGTGGCCAGGATTTCCCCCTCCCGGACGATGTAGTCCGTCGCGCCTTTGACCAGCATCAGTTTGGCGGCGTTTTTATGCGCGTAAGCCTGTTTTATCAGCTCCGGCATCTTGTCCACCGCGTTATAGGTCAGGAACTTTACGTAAGCGGGGTGGGTGGCCGCGGGGTCGGCCAGGAAAGCGGTCTCGGCGGCGTCCGGCGTAAAAACGTCAAAAGACGGGGCCAGCCCCGCCGCCTTGGCGGCATACATCGAGGCGGCATCGGCAATCAGCACCGGGCGTTTAGCGCATTTGGCCACACTCGCCAGCAATCGCCGCGTCAGGTTCATGTCCGGCAGGCAATAGTGCAGGGCCAGCACGTCCGGCGCCAGCTCCGCGATGTTGGCGATGAGGTACTCGTAGATGGCGCGGCTGCCGTCGCCCTTGCCCATGTCCCCGGCCAGCAGCGCGCAAGGGGCCGCTACCTTAAGGTAAGAGGTGGTGGCCAGGGCGGCGGAGACCATAGCGCCGGTGCCCTGGGTGCAGGGTACGCGCCGGCCATCGATGAGCAAATCAGCGCCGTCAAAGCTCACGCCCCCGTAAGTGAGGGGCAGGTCCGCGATGGGGATAACCCCGGCAATCAGCATCAAGGCCGTTCACCTCCCCGGTAAAGGTTAATGGCTTCTTCCAGCGCCCTATCCAGCATGAGGGCGCAGAGGGTAAAGCCGATGTCACGGGGGCGGGGGGCTTGGTCCACTCTTTTATCCAGCATGGCGGCGTGAAGGACGGGGATATCCGGGCAGCCGCCGCCGGAAGTATTGACGATGATGCCGGTCTTTTTCTCAAAGGTAAGCTTCATATTGGCGGCTTTCACCATCAGCCAGTCGCCGAAGTCCGTGACCCTGACCAGCTCCAGTATGGCGGCGGCGCTGTTTTTCAGCGGCCTGACCTCGATGAAGAGCACGTCCTGCTTTTCCAGCAGCCTTTCTATGCCGGGCTGCTCCACCAGGTTTATCTCCAGGGCCAGGTCACAGCCGCGGCGGAGCTCCGGGGGCGGGGCCACCAGCTTTACCTGATAGCCCGCTTTTTTCAGGGCTTTTTCCCCCCGCATCGCCTCCGGGACGGCGTCGAAAAGGACCAGGCCGCCGCCCTCTAAGGCCGGCCGACTGTTTTTAAATACCGCCATGATTCACTCCTAGGTTGCCTTGGCCCCTTCCCTCATGAAGAAGCCGATAAACAAACAGAACACTAATCCTATTATAACCGCAACCGGCCCCCAGGTGCCCGTGCCGGTCCCGCTGGAAGCCAGCGAGAAGTTGTGGGCTAAAGCCGCCCCGGCGAAGAGTCCCAGGATAGTGACGCCGGCATCCGTATCGCCTTCACCGGTGAGGATAAGCTGGCGCAGCGGGCAGCCGCCCAAAAGCGTCGCCGCCAGACCGACCAGCCCCATGCCCAGGAAATTCCACAGGTGCATGTTGTGGGCGATAGGTTCGCTGGTGAAGCCCCAGTGATAGATGCCGCCCGCGCCGAAGTTGCCGGCGGCGTAGTTGGTGATCAAAGCGGCCACGAAGAAAGCCAGGATGCCGCTGATAAGATAGGTGTCTTTAGTGAGGAAAAGGTCGCGCCAGCCGCCGACAAAGCACATGCGCGTCCTCTGCGCCAGAAAACCCACGCCCAGGCCGACCACCAGCGCTACCGCCAGCGGGACGAACAGGGAGCCGGGGCCTTTGTCACTGACCATGAGGAAACCGGGCTTGAAAATGGCGAACAGGAGCAGGCCCACCATCAGCGCCGGCATAACCCAGCCGGCAATGGCCGGGCCCTTGACCGCGCGCCCCAGGTTGAAACCCCTTTTCAGGAAGATGATGCCCGCCACCACGCCCACGATAAGCCCC contains these protein-coding regions:
- a CDS encoding NAD(P)H-hydrate dehydratase; the protein is MLIAGVIPIADLPLTYGGVSFDGADLLIDGRRVPCTQGTGAMVSAALATTSYLKVAAPCALLAGDMGKGDGSRAIYEYLIANIAELAPDVLALHYCLPDMNLTRRLLASVAKCAKRPVLIADAASMYAAKAAGLAPSFDVFTPDAAETAFLADPAATHPAYVKFLTYNAVDKMPELIKQAYAHKNAAKLMLVKGATDYIVREGEILATVSEPDVPDMEPIGGTGDTITGMLTAFIGAGLEPHEAAIIAAKANRMAGQMAAVTPATRVSGVVAQLPAVFKKYLCAWSGVCINGGVE
- a CDS encoding DUF3343 domain-containing protein codes for the protein MAVFKNSRPALEGGGLVLFDAVPEAMRGEKALKKAGYQVKLVAPPPELRRGCDLALEINLVEQPGIERLLEKQDVLFIEVRPLKNSAAAILELVRVTDFGDWLMVKAANMKLTFEKKTGIIVNTSGGGCPDIPVLHAAMLDKRVDQAPRPRDIGFTLCALMLDRALEEAINLYRGGERP
- a CDS encoding sulfurtransferase TusA family protein, which gives rise to MTQIDVRGLSCPIPVVKTKKAMDANPGEVLSVLLETETSKENVSRLAAGRGYAVKEAKVGGEYVLTLTPPAK
- the yedE gene encoding YedE family putative selenium transporter; this translates as MKNKRIWIIVAGLIFGVLGALMVNWGNPANMGICVACFIRDISGAIGLQNKVMYLRPEIIGFVLGAFVTAYGFREFRSRGGSSPIIRFLLGAFVMIGALVFLGCPVRMMLRLAGGDLNGLTALAGLIVGVVAGIIFLKRGFNLGRAVKGPAIAGWVMPALMVGLLLFAIFKPGFLMVSDKGPGSLFVPLAVALVVGLGVGFLAQRTRMCFVGGWRDLFLTKDTYLISGILAFFVAALITNYAAGNFGAGGIYHWGFTSEPIAHNMHLWNFLGMGLVGLAATLLGGCPLRQLILTGEGDTDAGVTILGLFAGAALAHNFSLASSGTGTGTWGPVAVIIGLVFCLFIGFFMREGAKAT